AACGCTCATTGATGTGGGAAGCGGAAATGGTTTTTTACTGAAACAGATTCGCGCAAAATATCCGCAACTGCAACTGACAGGATTCGACATCAAAGACACGGATAAGAACGGGGATGTTTACCAATACGTGAAAGGCAATATAGAGAAAATGCCCTTCGCCGATAAATCATTCGACGTGGTCACTTGCTGCCACACGGTTGAACACCTCATCGAACTGGAACAATGCATGAAAGAATTGGTACGCATTGCACGCAAGCAGGTTTTCATTGTTACTCCGAAGCAGCGTTATTATTATTACACGCTCGACGAACATGTAAATTTTTTTCCGTTCAAAGAAAAATTAACGTCAGCCATTCCATTGAAGAATTATTCCTGTGAGAATGTAAAAGGAGACTGGGTGTATCTTGGCGCCGTTTAATGTTCAAAGTCCGGAGTTCAATGTTCAGCGATCATTTCATTTATCAGCCAACTCTGAACTTTTTTCAACGTTGTATTCAAACACAACTACCGCCGACTTCTTATCCGCTTCACTTTTGTCTTTTGGAATCTGGCCGGTTCTGTAAATTTCCCGGAAACGCAAATCCATTGTAAGTAATTGAACGGGAAAAGGAATATCGAACTGCGCGAAATGTGTTTCCCAGATGATGAGATCCCCGTTTTTGAAATTCATTTCGGGACAGGTACAATTAAACTGTTCCCACAGTGTTTTATCCCACGGATCTTTATTGGTAAGCATGGCAAAAAACGGA
This portion of the Bacteroidota bacterium genome encodes:
- a CDS encoding class I SAM-dependent methyltransferase — encoded protein: MNRNITNVIRYFMDEWIPPVIRDSRWFMYPFFYFAYRGRNIREVMNFKSRVHSFTPEDYDRFYNNLNTISRNRVTDLNRQSVAFILKNIDPSAQTLIDVGSGNGFLLKQIRAKYPQLQLTGFDIKDTDKNGDVYQYVKGNIEKMPFADKSFDVVTCCHTVEHLIELEQCMKELVRIARKQVFIVTPKQRYYYYTLDEHVNFFPFKEKLTSAIPLKNYSCENVKGDWVYLGAV